The following are from one region of the Shinella sp. PSBB067 genome:
- a CDS encoding (2Fe-2S)-binding protein, producing MDTVPASRLPTCPLSVTINGTPYTLDVHPWTTLLDLLRSDLELTGTKKGCDHGQCGACTVLIDGQRMNACLKLAVTLSGAAITTVEGLGTPERLHPVQKAFVEHDAFQCGYCTPGQICSTIGLLNEGHAHTRDDIRELMSGNLCRCGAYTNIADAIEDVLSSRASWREAAE from the coding sequence ATGGACACCGTTCCTGCAAGCCGTCTACCCACCTGTCCCCTCTCCGTTACGATCAACGGCACGCCTTACACGCTGGATGTCCATCCCTGGACGACACTCCTCGACCTCCTGCGCAGCGACCTCGAACTGACCGGCACCAAGAAGGGATGCGACCATGGCCAGTGCGGCGCCTGCACCGTGCTCATCGACGGGCAGCGCATGAATGCCTGCCTCAAGCTTGCCGTCACCCTCTCGGGGGCCGCGATCACCACCGTGGAAGGACTGGGCACGCCGGAAAGGCTGCATCCCGTGCAGAAGGCATTCGTCGAGCATGATGCCTTCCAGTGCGGCTACTGCACGCCGGGCCAGATCTGTTCCACCATCGGGCTCCTGAATGAAGGCCATGCCCACACGCGCGACGACATCCGCGAATTGATGAGCGGCAATCTCTGTCGGTGCGGCGCCTATACCAACATCGCCGACGCCATCGAGGATGTGCTTTCGAGCCGGGCTTCCTGGCGGGAGGCGGCGGAATGA
- a CDS encoding ABC transporter ATP-binding protein, producing the protein MMVQPQTTPLIDVKGLTVAFNGVPALHGVDITLRSDQVLGIVGETGAGKSVLARALIRLLPANAEIVAGDIKVAGQSIAGLSDEELRRLRGGEVALIGTDAKALLDPVRPVGEQVADVLQAHRRMGRKEALAAAVDLFTKVGIVDPAQRASAYPHQLSGGMAQRIIIAMALIAGPKVILADDATLGLDATIQVQVLDLLVARCRELGMGALIITHDLGIVARYCDRVAIMRNGRIEEETTTAAFLEGPSTAYGIELLAAARARPAPMAKTEPVAAGPSAAVERPAIEVFDLRKHFQTPSGHVVRAVDDVSFTIPRGETLALVGESGSGKTTVGQCLVRLLGADAGRVNFGGTDILALSDAAFRPVRRNIQMVFQEPYVALNPRWRVEDLVGEPLALDRTITSAALRRKRVLEMLDLVRLPARLAAAYPHQLTAGEQKRVGMARALATRPEFVVFDEPTTALDIRVRAQIIDLVRDLQRDMALATLFITHDLNSVRSLAHNVAVMRYGKIVEMGETERIFSAPEHDYTRMLLGAELPIEEFVPEHKQQGRQA; encoded by the coding sequence ATGATGGTTCAGCCGCAGACAACGCCGCTCATCGACGTCAAGGGGCTGACCGTCGCCTTCAACGGCGTCCCCGCCCTCCACGGCGTCGACATCACCCTGCGCTCCGACCAGGTCCTCGGCATCGTCGGCGAGACGGGTGCAGGTAAGTCCGTGCTCGCCAGGGCGCTGATCCGCCTGCTGCCGGCAAATGCCGAGATCGTCGCCGGCGACATAAAGGTCGCCGGACAGTCGATCGCCGGCCTTTCCGACGAGGAGCTTCGCCGCCTGCGCGGCGGCGAGGTCGCCCTGATCGGCACGGACGCCAAGGCGCTTCTCGACCCGGTCCGCCCCGTCGGCGAGCAGGTCGCCGACGTCCTGCAGGCGCACAGGCGCATGGGACGCAAGGAGGCGCTCGCCGCGGCGGTCGACCTCTTCACCAAGGTCGGCATCGTCGATCCGGCGCAACGCGCCAGCGCCTATCCGCACCAGCTCTCCGGCGGCATGGCGCAGCGCATCATCATCGCCATGGCGCTGATCGCCGGGCCGAAGGTCATCCTCGCGGACGACGCGACGCTCGGCCTCGACGCGACGATCCAGGTACAGGTCCTCGACCTCCTCGTGGCGCGCTGCCGCGAACTCGGCATGGGTGCGCTGATCATCACCCACGACCTCGGCATCGTCGCGCGCTATTGCGACCGCGTCGCGATCATGCGCAACGGCCGGATCGAGGAGGAGACGACCACGGCCGCCTTCCTCGAAGGCCCGTCGACCGCCTATGGGATCGAGCTCCTGGCGGCAGCCAGGGCCCGGCCCGCGCCGATGGCGAAGACCGAGCCGGTGGCCGCGGGGCCGTCGGCCGCGGTCGAGCGGCCGGCCATCGAGGTCTTCGATCTGCGCAAGCATTTCCAAACGCCCTCCGGCCATGTCGTGCGCGCGGTGGACGATGTGAGCTTCACCATTCCGCGGGGAGAAACGCTCGCGCTCGTCGGCGAGAGCGGCTCGGGCAAGACGACCGTCGGCCAGTGCCTGGTGCGGCTCCTGGGCGCCGATGCCGGCCGGGTGAATTTCGGCGGAACCGATATCCTGGCGCTGTCGGACGCCGCGTTCCGGCCGGTGCGCAGGAACATCCAGATGGTCTTCCAGGAGCCCTATGTCGCGCTCAATCCGCGCTGGCGGGTGGAGGATCTCGTCGGCGAGCCGCTGGCCCTCGACCGCACGATCACCAGCGCGGCGCTGCGGCGCAAGCGGGTCCTGGAGATGCTCGATCTCGTGAGGCTGCCGGCAAGGTTGGCCGCCGCCTATCCGCACCAGCTCACGGCGGGCGAGCAGAAGCGCGTCGGCATGGCGCGTGCGCTGGCCACGCGGCCGGAATTCGTGGTCTTCGACGAACCGACGACGGCGCTCGACATCCGCGTCCGCGCCCAGATCATCGACCTGGTGCGCGACCTCCAGCGCGACATGGCGCTGGCGACGCTCTTCATCACCCACGACCTCAACTCGGTCCGCTCGCTGGCCCATAATGTCGCTGTGATGCGCTACGGCAAGATCGTCGAGATGGGCGAGACGGAACGCATCTTCTCCGCGCCGGAGCACGACTACACCAGGATGTTGCTCGGTGCGGAACTGCCCATCGAGGAATTCGTACCCGAACACAAGCAGCAGGGGAGACAAGCGTGA
- the fdhA gene encoding formaldehyde dehydrogenase, glutathione-independent, whose product MSRNRGVVYMRPGKVEVRDIDDPKLEAPDGRRIEHGVILKVISTNICGSDQHMVRGRTTAMPGLVLGHEITGEVIEKGIDVEMLEVGDIVSVPFNVACGRCRCCKSQDTGVCLTVNPSRAGGAYGYVDMGGWIGGQARYVTIPYADFNLLKFPDRDKAMAKIRDLTMLSDILPTGFHGAVRAGVGVGSTVYVAGAGPVGLAAAASARILGAAVVMIGDFNKDRLAHAARVGFEPIDLSRSDRLGDMIADVVGTNEVDSAIDAVGFEARGHAGGEQPAIVLNQMMEITRAAGSIGIPGLYVTEDPGAVDDAAKHGSLALRFGLGWAKAQSFHTGQTPVLKYNRQLMQAILHDRLPIADIVNAKIIALDDAVQGYESFDQGAATKFVLDPHGDLLKAA is encoded by the coding sequence ATGAGCAGGAACAGAGGCGTCGTCTATATGCGGCCCGGCAAGGTCGAGGTGCGCGACATCGACGACCCGAAGCTGGAGGCGCCGGATGGCCGGCGCATCGAGCACGGGGTCATCCTCAAGGTGATTTCGACCAACATCTGCGGCTCCGACCAGCACATGGTGCGCGGGCGCACGACGGCGATGCCGGGTCTCGTGCTCGGGCACGAGATCACGGGCGAGGTCATCGAAAAGGGCATCGACGTCGAGATGCTGGAGGTCGGCGACATCGTCTCGGTGCCATTCAACGTGGCCTGCGGGCGCTGCCGCTGCTGCAAGTCGCAGGATACCGGCGTCTGCCTCACCGTGAACCCGTCGCGCGCCGGCGGCGCCTACGGCTATGTCGACATGGGCGGCTGGATCGGCGGGCAGGCGCGCTACGTGACGATCCCCTATGCCGACTTCAACCTGCTGAAGTTCCCCGACCGCGACAAGGCGATGGCGAAGATCCGCGACCTCACCATGCTGTCGGACATCCTGCCGACCGGCTTCCACGGCGCGGTCAGGGCGGGCGTCGGCGTCGGCTCGACGGTCTATGTGGCCGGTGCCGGTCCGGTCGGCCTCGCGGCTGCCGCTTCCGCCCGCATCCTCGGCGCGGCGGTCGTCATGATCGGCGATTTCAACAAGGACCGTCTGGCACATGCCGCCAGGGTCGGCTTCGAGCCGATCGACCTTTCCAGGAGCGACCGGCTCGGCGACATGATCGCCGATGTCGTCGGCACCAACGAGGTCGACAGCGCCATCGATGCCGTCGGTTTCGAGGCGCGCGGCCATGCCGGCGGCGAGCAGCCGGCCATCGTCCTCAACCAGATGATGGAGATCACCCGCGCCGCGGGCTCCATCGGCATCCCCGGCCTCTATGTCACCGAGGATCCGGGCGCCGTGGACGACGCGGCCAAGCACGGCAGCCTGGCGCTGCGCTTCGGCCTCGGCTGGGCGAAGGCGCAGTCCTTCCACACCGGCCAGACGCCCGTGCTGAAGTACAATCGCCAGCTCATGCAGGCGATCCTGCACGACCGCCTGCCGATCGCCGACATCGTCAACGCGAAGATCATCGCGCTCGACGACGCGGTCCAGGGCTACGAGAGCTTCGACCAGGGCGCGGCGACGAAGTTCGTGCTCGACCCGCATGGCGACCTGCTGAAGGCAGCCTGA
- a CDS encoding ABC transporter substrate-binding protein, translating to MKDMLKFITLGPVSRRALLGATVAFAVAGTLANPVPAFAQAAKETLLVGGPRTPESLDQEYPPTEAVHEMRRNVYERLLTYEMKTGDDGVLYEDFSKITGALAEKYEVADDFKSITFHLRPGVVSGAGNTLTADDVMWSFERGWNLKSNFHWYMTQILKIEDFGSAFEKVDDMTVKVKIPNPSPLIAKLWTNSDLGILDSKVMKEKITDDDKWGQRYLATASASFGPYVVTKYAPGQEVVYQANENYYRGAPKLKRIIFKEMPTAANRVAALQGGAIDVAEYLSPRELSQVEKIPGVTVDKVFGNYIHRVEMQNEMKPFDDPRVRQALNYLVPRDEISKAVYYGTARPTKSPISEIYPAFTDEYFTYSHDVEKAKALLAEAGLADGFETELGYRTGDQLEEEIAVILQTAFAKAGVNVKLSKLPASTLVERYTKGEIPMYFFRDMAIVPDAAYVANLWLNSNSLINYSRFKSEEVDSLINSALTGVDEEKRLADMKRVQQITMEGAPWVFLFNPGYQLATRSNVKGYSWYTPNGNAWFDFHKE from the coding sequence ATGAAAGACATGCTGAAATTCATCACGCTGGGGCCGGTAAGCCGCCGGGCACTGCTCGGCGCAACCGTTGCGTTTGCCGTAGCCGGCACCCTCGCCAATCCGGTGCCGGCCTTCGCGCAGGCCGCGAAGGAAACCCTCCTCGTCGGCGGCCCGCGCACGCCCGAGTCGCTCGACCAGGAATATCCGCCGACGGAGGCCGTTCATGAAATGCGCCGCAACGTTTACGAGCGTCTGCTGACCTACGAGATGAAGACCGGCGACGACGGCGTTCTCTACGAGGACTTCTCGAAGATCACCGGCGCGCTGGCCGAAAAATACGAGGTCGCGGACGACTTCAAGTCGATCACGTTCCACCTGCGTCCCGGCGTCGTCAGCGGCGCGGGCAATACGCTCACCGCCGACGACGTCATGTGGTCGTTCGAGCGCGGCTGGAACCTCAAGTCGAACTTCCACTGGTACATGACGCAGATCCTCAAGATCGAGGACTTCGGCTCGGCCTTCGAGAAGGTCGACGACATGACGGTGAAGGTCAAGATCCCCAATCCGTCCCCGCTGATCGCCAAGCTGTGGACCAACAGCGACCTCGGGATCCTCGATTCCAAGGTGATGAAGGAGAAGATCACGGACGATGACAAGTGGGGTCAGCGCTACCTCGCCACCGCCTCGGCCTCGTTCGGTCCCTATGTCGTCACCAAATATGCGCCCGGCCAGGAGGTCGTCTACCAGGCCAACGAAAACTACTATCGCGGCGCGCCGAAGCTGAAGCGGATCATCTTCAAGGAGATGCCGACGGCGGCGAACCGCGTCGCGGCCCTGCAGGGCGGCGCCATCGACGTGGCCGAGTACCTGTCGCCGCGCGAGCTTTCCCAGGTCGAGAAGATTCCGGGCGTGACCGTCGATAAGGTCTTCGGCAACTACATCCACCGCGTCGAGATGCAGAACGAGATGAAGCCCTTCGACGATCCGCGCGTTCGCCAGGCCCTCAACTATCTCGTGCCGCGCGACGAGATATCGAAGGCCGTCTATTACGGCACGGCGCGTCCGACGAAGAGCCCCATCTCCGAAATCTACCCGGCCTTCACCGACGAATATTTCACCTATTCGCACGATGTCGAGAAGGCCAAGGCGCTGCTCGCCGAGGCCGGCCTTGCCGACGGGTTCGAGACGGAGCTCGGCTACCGCACGGGCGACCAGCTCGAGGAGGAGATCGCCGTCATCCTGCAGACGGCCTTCGCGAAGGCTGGCGTGAACGTGAAGCTGTCGAAGCTGCCGGCCTCCACGCTCGTCGAGCGGTACACCAAGGGCGAGATCCCGATGTACTTCTTCCGGGACATGGCGATCGTTCCGGATGCCGCCTATGTCGCGAACCTCTGGCTGAACAGCAACTCGCTCATCAACTACTCGCGCTTCAAGAGCGAGGAGGTCGATAGCCTCATCAACTCGGCCCTGACGGGCGTCGACGAGGAAAAGCGCCTCGCCGACATGAAGCGCGTGCAGCAGATCACCATGGAGGGCGCTCCCTGGGTGTTCCTGTTCAACCCCGGCTACCAGCTCGCCACGCGCTCCAACGTGAAGGGCTATTCCTGGTACACGCCGAACGGCAACGCCTGGTTCGACTTCCACAAGGAATAG
- a CDS encoding ABC transporter permease translates to MTKILDFFRFTSRNPAALIGVVLFVLQLLAIVFAPWLATHSPTTADPIASLQPPSVEHWLGTDVSGMDIYSRIIFATRINLLISVTAVAVAFIIGVPIGLLVGYYRNWLSSLTMRVFDFIQSFPVFVLGMALVSVMGQEIWNVAIVLAVLFIPVFARLIRAEVLSLRERPFIAAARCSGATDATIMFRHILPNALTPSIVQVSISIGMAILLTAGLSFIGAGVRMPVPEWGLMVSVGSQQMILGIWWVSLFPGLAIVFSVLSFALLGDAIREYFDPRRERA, encoded by the coding sequence ATGACAAAGATTCTCGACTTCTTCCGCTTCACCTCCCGCAATCCGGCGGCCCTCATCGGCGTCGTGCTGTTCGTCCTCCAACTCCTCGCCATCGTCTTCGCGCCGTGGCTCGCCACGCATTCGCCGACGACGGCCGATCCGATCGCCTCGCTCCAGCCGCCCTCGGTCGAGCACTGGCTGGGCACGGACGTCTCGGGCATGGACATCTATTCGCGCATCATCTTCGCCACGCGCATCAACCTGCTGATCTCGGTCACCGCCGTCGCGGTCGCCTTCATCATCGGCGTGCCGATCGGCCTGCTCGTCGGCTACTACCGCAACTGGCTGAGCTCGCTGACCATGCGTGTCTTCGACTTCATCCAGTCCTTCCCGGTCTTCGTCCTCGGCATGGCGCTCGTCTCGGTCATGGGGCAGGAGATCTGGAACGTGGCGATCGTGCTGGCGGTGCTGTTCATTCCGGTCTTCGCCCGCCTCATCCGGGCGGAGGTGCTGTCGCTGCGCGAGCGTCCCTTCATCGCCGCCGCACGCTGCAGCGGGGCCACGGATGCGACGATCATGTTCCGGCATATCCTGCCCAACGCGCTGACGCCGTCGATCGTGCAGGTCTCGATCAGCATCGGCATGGCGATCCTTCTGACCGCGGGCCTGTCCTTCATCGGCGCCGGCGTGCGCATGCCCGTGCCCGAATGGGGGCTGATGGTCTCCGTCGGTTCGCAACAGATGATCCTCGGGATCTGGTGGGTCTCGCTCTTCCCCGGCCTTGCGATCGTCTTCTCCGTCCTGAGCTTCGCCCTTCTGGGGGACGCGATCCGCGAATACTTCGATCCCCGGAGGGAGAGAGCATGA
- a CDS encoding NAD(P)-dependent oxidoreductase has translation MSDYVLVTGGIGLIGNAVRRRLEDRGDKVVAIDRVAATIDGREVIECDVTDAHGLHAIARRYPIRAIVHCGAFSGPMVSPDHPMQMIRVNIGGTANVGELARILGGIRLVFASTATAYGVTPGGPVREDVAMEPDSMYGASKAASEQILNAYKRQFGVDTVSLRLTWVYGPRRTTACLIRQMLTDALAGRTTRIPYGRDFPRQYIHLDDAADSMVAALDRPNLPQQAYNISGGNWLTLSEVAETVMRAVPGAKVEVAAGDDPGDIRQERFDISAAARDLGYTPKISLEDGVKSYLSWLKAKGTAA, from the coding sequence GTGAGCGACTATGTCCTTGTAACGGGCGGCATCGGGCTGATCGGCAACGCCGTGCGCCGGCGCCTCGAGGATCGCGGCGACAAGGTCGTCGCGATCGACCGGGTGGCCGCGACGATCGACGGCCGCGAGGTGATCGAGTGCGACGTCACGGACGCGCACGGCCTGCACGCCATCGCGCGCCGCTATCCGATCCGCGCCATCGTCCATTGCGGCGCCTTTTCCGGGCCGATGGTCTCGCCCGACCATCCGATGCAGATGATCCGCGTCAATATCGGCGGCACCGCCAATGTCGGGGAGCTTGCCCGCATCCTCGGCGGCATCAGGCTCGTCTTCGCCTCCACCGCGACGGCCTATGGCGTGACGCCCGGCGGCCCGGTTCGCGAGGACGTCGCCATGGAGCCGGACTCCATGTATGGCGCCTCCAAGGCGGCGAGCGAGCAGATCCTCAATGCCTACAAGCGGCAGTTCGGCGTCGATACCGTTAGCCTGCGCCTCACCTGGGTCTATGGTCCGCGCCGCACCACGGCCTGCCTGATCCGGCAGATGCTGACCGACGCGCTCGCCGGCCGCACGACCCGCATTCCCTACGGGCGCGACTTCCCGCGCCAGTATATCCATCTCGATGACGCGGCCGACTCGATGGTGGCGGCGCTCGATCGCCCGAACCTGCCCCAGCAGGCCTACAATATCTCCGGCGGGAACTGGCTGACGCTGTCGGAGGTCGCCGAGACCGTGATGCGGGCGGTTCCGGGCGCGAAGGTCGAGGTCGCCGCCGGCGACGATCCCGGCGACATCCGCCAGGAGCGCTTCGACATCTCGGCGGCCGCGCGAGACCTCGGATACACGCCGAAAATCTCGCTTGAGGACGGCGTGAAGTCCTATCTTTCCTGGCTGAAGGCGAAGGGAACTGCGGCATGA
- a CDS encoding GntR family transcriptional regulator produces MEGTGRKAAADPGKDAGSLKRIHGYTEMEVTRKLILAIFEQRLPPGLRITEAQLSEAFDVSRTVVRQSIAKLSEIGVFKKTPNQGCTIASPNRDEARKMLHVREMVEPAMVRGIAETRTPEHLAALHEHIAMEGEARLRQDRSTLVRLSGEFHLKLAEMTGNPYLIRLMTELQVLTCLAILVHAEAETGCPRDEHSAIVAAIERGDGEAAGHEMAHHLKHITADLKLDRAEPEPNLENAMLWLRGAAGA; encoded by the coding sequence ATGGAAGGAACAGGCCGGAAGGCTGCGGCGGATCCCGGTAAAGACGCAGGCAGCCTGAAGAGGATCCACGGCTACACGGAAATGGAGGTCACCCGGAAACTGATCCTGGCGATCTTCGAGCAGCGCCTGCCCCCGGGGCTGCGGATCACCGAGGCGCAGCTCTCGGAAGCCTTCGACGTCAGCCGCACCGTGGTGCGCCAGTCGATCGCCAAGCTCTCGGAGATCGGCGTCTTCAAGAAGACCCCGAACCAGGGATGCACCATCGCCTCTCCCAACCGCGACGAGGCCCGCAAGATGCTTCACGTCCGGGAGATGGTCGAGCCCGCGATGGTGCGCGGCATTGCCGAGACCCGGACGCCGGAGCACCTGGCGGCGCTGCACGAGCATATCGCCATGGAAGGCGAAGCCCGCCTGCGGCAGGACCGCTCCACCCTCGTCCGGCTGAGCGGGGAGTTCCATCTCAAGCTCGCGGAAATGACGGGCAATCCGTATCTCATCCGCCTCATGACGGAGCTCCAGGTGCTGACCTGCCTTGCCATCCTCGTGCATGCCGAGGCGGAAACCGGCTGCCCGCGCGACGAGCATAGCGCCATCGTCGCGGCGATCGAGCGGGGCGACGGCGAGGCGGCCGGCCACGAGATGGCGCACCACCTCAAGCACATCACCGCCGACCTCAAGCTCGACCGCGCCGAGCCGGAGCCGAACCTGGAGAACGCCATGCTCTGGCTGCGGGGCGCCGCGGGTGCCTGA
- a CDS encoding asparaginase gives MPRIALITTGGTIASRADSATGHVTAQLRGEALRTGLHDPLDGFDLVVDDFMTTGSYALTLGDAFRLARRISSHLADPAVDGVVVTHGTDTMEESAYMADLLVESDKPVVFTGAQRAADAPDSDGPRNIADAVRVAGAPGTCGLGTLLCFEQEFHAARDVTKSHTSRVDTFVSGEHGKLGEVDGDTVIVHRRPNLAGTISTDRVEEDVEIVKLGIGTTDRSIRLAAAAGVKGIVIEGFGRGNATPPVTAAAIELVGQGIPVVMTSRCQRGRVKPIYGNGGGRTLAEGGVIFAGDLSAQKARILLSVLLGSGMPMAEIRRQVERFGM, from the coding sequence ATGCCCAGAATCGCTCTCATAACCACCGGCGGGACGATCGCCTCGCGGGCGGATTCCGCCACGGGGCATGTCACCGCGCAGCTTCGCGGCGAGGCGCTGCGCACGGGACTGCACGATCCCCTGGACGGCTTCGATCTGGTGGTGGACGACTTCATGACAACCGGCAGCTATGCCCTGACGCTTGGCGATGCGTTCAGGCTCGCCCGAAGAATCTCGTCCCACCTCGCCGATCCCGCGGTGGATGGCGTCGTGGTCACCCACGGGACGGACACGATGGAGGAGAGCGCCTATATGGCCGACCTGCTCGTTGAGAGCGACAAACCCGTCGTGTTCACCGGCGCCCAGCGCGCCGCCGACGCGCCGGACAGCGACGGCCCGCGCAACATCGCGGACGCCGTGCGGGTGGCCGGCGCTCCGGGCACGTGCGGCCTCGGCACGCTCCTGTGCTTCGAGCAGGAATTCCACGCCGCGCGCGACGTGACGAAGTCGCACACATCGCGCGTCGACACGTTCGTGTCCGGCGAGCACGGCAAGCTCGGCGAGGTCGACGGGGACACCGTGATCGTGCACCGGCGCCCGAACCTCGCCGGCACGATCTCAACGGACCGCGTCGAGGAAGATGTCGAGATCGTCAAGCTGGGGATCGGGACCACCGACCGCTCCATCCGCCTTGCCGCCGCAGCCGGCGTGAAGGGGATCGTCATCGAGGGTTTCGGCCGGGGGAATGCAACCCCACCGGTGACCGCAGCGGCGATAGAGCTCGTCGGCCAGGGCATTCCCGTCGTCATGACCAGCCGCTGCCAGCGGGGGCGCGTGAAGCCGATCTACGGCAATGGCGGCGGACGGACGCTCGCCGAAGGCGGCGTCATCTTCGCGGGTGACCTCAGCGCCCAGAAGGCCCGCATCCTCCTGTCCGTGCTGCTGGGCAGCGGAATGCCGATGGCGGAGATCCGGCGCCAGGTCGAACGGTTCGGGATGTAA
- a CDS encoding ABC transporter permease — translation MSVSGAWQRLPRPLRIVLSRLPMIVPQMLGVIFVTFMLVRLLPGDPTLLMLGNMATPESIANLREQLGLNGTLWEQFLSYMGNVMHGDLGISLFTSNPVATDLMDRAPATLELIFYSMLLTLAVAVVVAVIAVVRPGGIMDYVSRFYGLAAGAIPDFWVGLLLIFFLFSLAGIAPAPFGRIDPLLEAPPAITGFYTFDSLLAGDFNALVSSFGRLALPVLTLTLVNAGALMKMTKTTFADIWRSDFIRHQRASGLPERVIVRNALRNSLPPIITLVGFLIGFLLGAAVLVETIFSWGGLGQYAVQSVINSDYPALQGFVLLASAFILLVYLVVDILYELADPRIRV, via the coding sequence ATGTCTGTTTCCGGTGCCTGGCAACGCCTTCCGAGGCCGTTGCGGATCGTCCTTTCGCGTCTGCCGATGATCGTGCCGCAGATGCTGGGCGTGATCTTCGTCACATTCATGCTTGTGCGCCTTCTGCCCGGCGACCCCACGCTGCTGATGCTCGGCAACATGGCAACGCCCGAAAGCATCGCCAACCTTCGCGAACAGCTCGGCCTGAACGGAACGCTCTGGGAGCAGTTTCTCAGCTACATGGGCAATGTCATGCACGGCGATCTCGGCATTTCGCTGTTCACCTCCAATCCCGTCGCCACCGACCTCATGGACCGCGCCCCGGCGACGCTCGAACTGATCTTCTATTCCATGCTGCTGACGCTGGCGGTCGCCGTCGTCGTGGCGGTCATCGCCGTCGTGCGGCCCGGCGGTATCATGGACTATGTCAGCCGCTTCTATGGACTGGCGGCCGGCGCGATCCCCGATTTCTGGGTCGGCCTGCTCCTGATCTTCTTCCTGTTCTCCCTCGCCGGCATCGCCCCCGCGCCGTTCGGCCGCATCGACCCGCTTCTCGAGGCCCCGCCCGCCATCACCGGCTTCTACACCTTCGACAGCCTGCTGGCGGGGGATTTCAACGCGCTCGTCTCCTCCTTCGGCCGTCTGGCCCTGCCGGTCCTGACGCTGACGCTCGTCAATGCCGGCGCGCTGATGAAGATGACCAAGACCACCTTCGCCGACATCTGGCGCAGCGACTTCATCCGCCACCAGCGGGCAAGCGGCCTTCCCGAACGGGTCATCGTCCGCAACGCCCTGCGCAACAGCCTGCCGCCCATCATCACGCTGGTCGGCTTCCTGATCGGCTTCCTTCTCGGCGCTGCCGTCCTGGTGGAGACGATCTTCTCCTGGGGCGGGCTCGGGCAATATGCGGTCCAGTCGGTCATCAACTCCGATTATCCGGCATTGCAGGGCTTCGTGCTGCTCGCCTCCGCCTTCATCCTTCTCGTCTATCTGGTCGTCGACATTCTCTATGAACTCGCCGATCCGCGCATCCGGGTATGA
- a CDS encoding xanthine dehydrogenase family protein subunit M, which yields MKPFAYTRAETVADAVAALAASPGAQFLAGGTNLVDLMKYDVTHPDAIVDINSLPLKEIEALADGGLRIGALASNSAVAYDARIEARFPLLASAILAGASPQLRNAATTGGNLLQRTRCPYFYDPSTPCNKREPGSGCAAIGGLTRMHAVLGASEKCIAVHPSDMCVALAALDATVEVVGPDSARDIAFTDFHRLPGDAPHRDNILERGELVTGIRLEANHFAGHYSYLKLRDRLSYAFALVSVAAAMEIADGRIIDLRVALGGVAHKPWRDPLAEAEFAGAPAADETFRQVADRLLLDARGQGGNDFKIPLARRAIVRALRQAASGTPQSQTTKAIQ from the coding sequence ATGAAACCCTTTGCCTATACCCGCGCCGAAACCGTCGCGGATGCCGTGGCCGCGCTTGCCGCAAGCCCCGGGGCGCAGTTCCTGGCCGGCGGCACCAACCTTGTCGACCTCATGAAATACGACGTGACGCACCCGGACGCGATCGTCGATATCAATTCCCTTCCCCTGAAGGAGATCGAGGCGCTTGCCGATGGCGGCCTGCGCATCGGCGCGCTCGCGAGCAATTCCGCCGTCGCCTACGATGCCCGGATCGAGGCGCGCTTTCCCCTGCTTGCAAGCGCCATCCTCGCCGGCGCCTCGCCGCAGTTGCGCAACGCCGCGACGACCGGCGGCAACCTGCTGCAGCGGACCCGCTGCCCCTATTTCTACGACCCGTCCACCCCCTGCAACAAGCGCGAGCCGGGCAGCGGGTGCGCGGCCATCGGCGGCCTTACCCGCATGCACGCCGTCCTCGGGGCCAGCGAAAAATGCATTGCCGTCCATCCCTCCGACATGTGCGTGGCGCTCGCGGCGCTGGACGCCACGGTGGAAGTGGTAGGGCCCGACAGCGCACGGGACATCGCCTTTACCGATTTCCATCGGTTGCCGGGGGATGCGCCGCACCGCGACAATATTCTTGAGCGCGGCGAACTCGTCACGGGCATCCGTCTGGAGGCCAACCATTTTGCCGGCCACTACTCCTATCTGAAGCTGCGCGATCGCCTGTCCTATGCCTTCGCGCTTGTATCGGTCGCCGCTGCGATGGAAATCGCCGACGGACGCATCATCGACCTGCGTGTCGCGCTCGGCGGCGTGGCGCACAAGCCCTGGCGCGATCCGCTCGCCGAGGCGGAATTTGCAGGCGCGCCGGCGGCGGACGAGACATTCCGGCAGGTGGCCGACCGCCTGCTCCTCGATGCCCGGGGCCAGGGCGGCAACGACTTCAAGATTCCCCTCGCCCGACGGGCGATCGTCCGCGCCTTGCGGCAGGCGGCCAGCGGCACGCCGCAGAGCCAGACGACCAAGGCAATCCAGTAG